The proteins below are encoded in one region of Bosea sp. BIWAKO-01:
- a CDS encoding succinylglutamate desuccinylase/aspartoacylase family protein has product MTSVKQKPTPRPSSAFLTVDPERDGKQVGFVMIPHSPHDDAWGATRIPIAIIKNGSGPTAILEGGNHGDEYEGPITICDLIRDLDPGRVQGRLILMPANNSHAVIAGQRTSPVDGLNFNRTFPGDPRGTITQQIAAFVSDHILPLGDAFLDLHSGGSSLDIIPSAIVEPTDDPELHKRNVAAVQAFDAPMTVVISNLGEPRTATATACRSGLVTVGTEMAGGGTVSLEALKVCRRGVANVLDHLGIVARDTPEPKRGEGQILELPGTSAYVYATADGVFEPFHANGAKVSAGQPAGRIHCTWDPTRPPETLHYAADGILYGRRQPGRVRPGNCCLIVAAPYRGVLS; this is encoded by the coding sequence ATGACCAGCGTCAAGCAGAAACCCACGCCCCGTCCGTCCAGCGCCTTCCTGACAGTCGATCCCGAGCGCGACGGCAAGCAAGTCGGCTTCGTCATGATACCGCATTCGCCGCATGACGACGCCTGGGGCGCGACGCGGATTCCGATCGCGATCATCAAGAACGGCTCCGGCCCGACGGCGATCCTCGAAGGCGGCAACCATGGCGATGAATACGAGGGGCCGATCACGATCTGCGATCTGATCCGCGATCTCGATCCCGGCCGCGTGCAAGGCCGACTGATCCTGATGCCGGCGAATAACTCGCACGCCGTCATCGCCGGCCAGCGAACGTCGCCGGTCGATGGCCTGAATTTCAACCGTACCTTCCCGGGCGACCCGCGTGGCACCATTACCCAGCAGATCGCTGCCTTTGTCAGCGACCATATCCTGCCGCTCGGCGATGCCTTCCTCGACCTGCATTCGGGCGGCTCCTCGCTCGACATCATCCCGAGCGCGATCGTCGAGCCGACCGACGATCCGGAGCTTCACAAGCGCAATGTCGCCGCAGTCCAGGCATTCGACGCGCCGATGACGGTGGTGATCAGCAATCTCGGCGAGCCGCGCACCGCAACAGCAACCGCCTGCCGCAGCGGGCTCGTCACTGTCGGGACCGAGATGGCGGGTGGCGGCACGGTTTCGCTGGAGGCGCTGAAAGTCTGCCGGCGCGGCGTTGCCAACGTGCTCGACCACCTCGGCATCGTCGCGCGCGACACGCCCGAGCCGAAGCGCGGCGAGGGCCAGATCCTCGAATTGCCCGGCACCTCGGCCTATGTCTATGCCACCGCCGACGGCGTCTTCGAGCCGTTTCATGCCAATGGCGCCAAGGTCAGCGCGGGCCAGCCTGCCGGCCGCATCCATTGCACCTGGGACCCGACCCGGCCGCCCGAGACGCTGCACTACGCTGCCGACGGCATCCTCTACGGCCGCCGCCAGCCCGGCCGCGTCCGGCCCGGCAATTGCTGCCTGATCGTGGCTGCGCCCTATCGCGGAGTGCTGTCGTAG
- a CDS encoding heavy metal translocating P-type ATPase, whose product MARTAGSPVREFEIEIGGMTCASCVGRVERAVKAVDGVSSVAVNLATERARVTLSSGGSDAGAIAAAIRGAGYEPAERVVELKISGMTCASCVGRVERALKAVPGVLDATVNLTTERATVRALGGADQMQQLVAAVAGAGYSAEAASIDAGASDREQLAREAEQAGLKRAVLIAAVATIPLLVFEMGSHMYEPLHHFLAGRVGEFNIKLLSFLLATFVQFGPGLRFLKKGWPALLRGAPDMNSLVMLGTSAAYLYSTVATFAPEFLPDGTDYTYFEAGAVIVTLVLTGRWFEARAKGRTSEAIRRLMSLQAKSARVLRDGIEADVGIESVVPGDVVIVRPGERIPVDGEVLDGVSYVDEAMITGEPVPARKEAGAAVTGGTINGTGAFRFTATKVGADTLLSQIVRTVEAAQGSKLPIQAMVDKVTMWFVPAVMALALVTFAAWFAFGPSPAFSYALVNAVAVLIIACPCAMGLATPTSIMVGTGKGAELGILFRQGDALQGLKDAKIVALDKTGTLTKGKPELTDLVTAEGFEEAQVLRLVASVEARSEHPIAEAIVGAARQRGLALAEVSEFAGEAGFGVKAVVEGRTIEIGADRLMRRLGLDLSPFAEAAGRLGDAGKTPLYAAIDGRLAAIIAVADPVKATTPEAIASLHRLGLRVVMITGDNRRTAEAIAARLGIDEVVAEVLPTGKAEVVAGLQAGGAKVAFVGDGINDAPALAKADVGIAIGTGTDIAIESADVVLMSGDLNGVANAIALSQATIANIRQNLIWAFGYNALLIPVAAGALYPSFGILMSPMFAGLAMALSSVSVLTNALRLKRFRARTPAPVQDQRAARLALAG is encoded by the coding sequence ATGGCACGGACAGCGGGAAGCCCCGTTAGAGAATTTGAGATCGAGATCGGCGGGATGACCTGCGCCTCCTGTGTCGGGCGCGTCGAACGCGCCGTGAAGGCCGTCGACGGCGTCAGCTCAGTCGCAGTCAACCTCGCGACCGAACGAGCCCGCGTTACCCTGTCTTCCGGCGGTAGCGATGCTGGCGCGATCGCGGCTGCGATCCGCGGCGCCGGCTACGAACCCGCGGAGCGCGTCGTCGAGTTGAAGATCTCCGGGATGACCTGCGCGTCCTGCGTCGGCCGGGTCGAGCGGGCGCTCAAGGCGGTGCCGGGCGTGCTCGACGCGACCGTGAATCTCACGACCGAGCGTGCCACCGTGCGGGCTCTCGGCGGTGCGGACCAGATGCAGCAACTCGTTGCGGCCGTCGCAGGGGCTGGCTATTCCGCCGAAGCGGCGAGCATTGATGCCGGAGCCTCGGATCGCGAGCAACTGGCCCGCGAGGCGGAGCAGGCGGGTTTGAAGCGCGCGGTCCTCATCGCCGCAGTCGCGACAATCCCGCTGCTCGTCTTCGAGATGGGCTCGCATATGTACGAGCCGCTGCACCATTTTCTCGCAGGGCGTGTCGGCGAGTTCAACATCAAGCTCCTGTCCTTCCTGCTCGCAACATTCGTCCAGTTCGGGCCGGGTCTGCGCTTCCTGAAGAAGGGCTGGCCGGCCTTGCTGCGTGGCGCGCCGGACATGAACTCGCTGGTCATGCTCGGTACCAGCGCGGCCTATCTGTACTCGACGGTGGCGACCTTCGCGCCGGAGTTCCTGCCTGACGGTACGGACTACACCTATTTCGAGGCCGGCGCGGTCATCGTCACGCTCGTCCTGACCGGGCGTTGGTTCGAGGCCAGAGCCAAGGGCCGGACCAGCGAAGCGATCCGGCGACTGATGTCGCTGCAGGCGAAGTCGGCGCGTGTCCTGCGCGACGGCATCGAGGCCGATGTCGGGATCGAGAGCGTTGTTCCGGGCGATGTCGTCATCGTGCGTCCGGGTGAGCGCATCCCGGTCGATGGTGAGGTTCTCGACGGCGTGTCCTATGTCGACGAGGCGATGATCACCGGTGAGCCGGTGCCCGCACGCAAGGAAGCGGGAGCGGCTGTGACCGGAGGCACGATCAACGGCACGGGCGCCTTCCGTTTCACCGCCACCAAAGTCGGCGCCGATACGCTGCTCTCGCAGATCGTCCGCACCGTCGAGGCGGCGCAGGGCTCGAAGTTGCCGATCCAGGCCATGGTCGACAAGGTGACGATGTGGTTCGTTCCGGCCGTGATGGCGCTCGCGCTTGTGACGTTCGCGGCCTGGTTCGCCTTCGGCCCCAGCCCCGCCTTCTCCTATGCTCTCGTCAACGCGGTCGCCGTGCTGATCATCGCCTGCCCCTGCGCGATGGGATTGGCGACTCCGACCTCGATCATGGTCGGCACCGGCAAGGGCGCCGAGCTTGGCATCCTGTTCCGCCAGGGCGATGCGCTCCAGGGTCTGAAGGATGCGAAGATCGTGGCGCTCGACAAGACCGGAACCCTGACCAAGGGCAAGCCGGAGCTGACCGATCTCGTCACCGCCGAGGGCTTCGAGGAGGCCCAGGTGCTGCGGCTGGTCGCCTCGGTCGAGGCTCGCTCGGAGCATCCGATTGCGGAAGCGATCGTTGGCGCTGCCCGCCAGCGCGGCCTCGCCCTCGCAGAGGTGTCGGAGTTCGCGGGTGAAGCGGGCTTCGGCGTCAAGGCTGTCGTCGAAGGCCGGACGATCGAGATCGGTGCCGACCGGCTGATGCGGCGTCTCGGGCTCGACCTGTCGCCCTTCGCGGAGGCGGCAGGCCGCCTGGGCGATGCCGGCAAGACACCGCTCTATGCGGCGATCGACGGCAGGCTCGCTGCCATCATCGCGGTTGCCGATCCGGTCAAGGCCACGACCCCCGAGGCTATCGCATCGCTGCATCGGCTCGGCCTGCGCGTCGTGATGATTACCGGCGACAACCGGCGTACGGCGGAGGCGATTGCCGCGAGGCTTGGCATTGACGAGGTCGTGGCCGAGGTTCTGCCGACCGGCAAGGCCGAGGTGGTGGCCGGGCTCCAGGCCGGTGGCGCCAAGGTCGCCTTCGTCGGGGATGGCATCAACGACGCGCCCGCCCTGGCCAAGGCCGATGTCGGCATTGCCATCGGCACCGGCACGGACATCGCCATCGAGAGTGCCGATGTCGTGCTGATGTCGGGCGATCTGAATGGTGTCGCCAATGCCATCGCGCTGTCACAGGCGACGATCGCCAATATCCGCCAGAACCTGATCTGGGCCTTCGGTTACAACGCCCTGCTGATCCCGGTGGCTGCCGGCGCGCTCTATCCGAGCTTCGG
- a CDS encoding IclR family transcriptional regulator, giving the protein MPDLPETDDGEKASYSAPALEKGLDILELLADVGEPLSTRTIAERLERSKSEIFRMVFVLQQRGYLVREAGTDRLALSRRLFDLGIRTPSGRQLTSVVLPLMERFSEESGQAAHLVVLSRAQTVVLATTSGHLDATVTVRPGYGRPALEANSGLLILAFQTRARRLTLMKDADHEALTRLESTGVAAIFEMIREQGHQIAPSRDILAVTDIACPVIGPAGYAQAAILVPCLQRHGVQTDEKAILTSLKACCHEAGLRLAYS; this is encoded by the coding sequence ATGCCTGACCTTCCGGAAACAGATGACGGCGAGAAGGCCTCTTATTCCGCTCCGGCTCTGGAGAAGGGGTTGGATATTCTCGAGCTGCTGGCGGATGTCGGCGAGCCGCTTTCGACCCGCACCATTGCCGAGCGGCTGGAGCGCTCGAAAAGCGAGATCTTCCGCATGGTCTTCGTGCTGCAGCAGCGCGGATATCTGGTGCGGGAGGCGGGAACGGACAGGCTCGCACTATCGCGACGATTGTTCGATCTCGGCATCAGGACGCCCAGCGGGCGGCAACTGACCTCGGTCGTACTGCCTCTGATGGAGCGCTTCAGCGAGGAGAGCGGCCAGGCGGCCCATCTCGTCGTGCTGAGCCGTGCGCAGACCGTGGTACTTGCGACGACCTCCGGACATCTCGACGCGACGGTTACCGTGCGGCCGGGCTATGGCAGGCCGGCGCTGGAAGCCAATTCCGGATTGCTCATCCTGGCGTTCCAGACACGGGCACGGCGTCTGACCCTGATGAAGGATGCCGATCATGAGGCGCTGACGCGGCTCGAGAGCACCGGCGTTGCGGCCATCTTCGAGATGATCAGGGAGCAGGGACACCAGATCGCACCAAGCCGCGACATTCTGGCGGTTACCGACATCGCCTGCCCGGTCATCGGACCGGCGGGCTATGCGCAGGCGGCGATCCTGGTGCCATGCCTGCAGCGCCATGGCGTGCAGACCGATGAGAAGGCGATCCTTACCAGCCTGAAGGCCTGCTGCCACGAGGCGGGGTTGCGCCTGGCCTATAGCTGA
- a CDS encoding amino acid ABC transporter ATP-binding protein, whose amino-acid sequence MSLVEIKGISKSYGAVQVLKNVSLDVAKGEIIAVIGRSGSGKSTMLRCINGLEPIQGGSILVDGVQVNDPKTNLRKLRQEVGIVFQSFNLFPHLSVCDNITLAPRVVKKQAPDAAREIARDVLRRVGLEDKLDAFPSQLSGGQQQRVAIARSLAMQPKLMLFDEVTSALDPELTGEVLKVLESVAQDGMTMILVTHEMGFARRFGSRVVFMHEGRIHEEGQAAAVLAEPKTPELQTFLSAVLH is encoded by the coding sequence ATGTCGCTCGTTGAAATCAAGGGGATCAGCAAGAGCTATGGTGCGGTCCAGGTTCTGAAGAACGTCTCGCTGGACGTCGCGAAGGGAGAGATCATCGCCGTGATCGGGCGCTCGGGCTCTGGCAAGAGCACCATGCTGCGCTGCATCAACGGCCTCGAGCCGATCCAGGGCGGTTCGATCCTGGTCGACGGCGTGCAGGTGAACGACCCTAAGACCAACCTGCGCAAGCTCAGGCAGGAGGTCGGCATCGTCTTCCAGAGCTTCAACCTGTTCCCGCATCTCTCGGTCTGCGACAACATCACGCTCGCGCCGCGGGTCGTGAAGAAGCAGGCGCCGGACGCGGCCCGCGAGATCGCCCGCGACGTGCTGCGCCGCGTCGGGCTGGAGGACAAGCTCGACGCCTTCCCGTCCCAGCTGTCCGGCGGCCAGCAGCAGCGCGTCGCCATCGCCCGTTCGCTCGCGATGCAGCCCAAGCTGATGCTGTTCGACGAGGTCACCTCGGCGCTCGATCCCGAACTCACCGGCGAGGTGCTGAAGGTGCTCGAATCGGTGGCACAGGACGGCATGACGATGATCCTCGTCACGCATGAGATGGGCTTTGCCCGCCGCTTCGGCTCGCGCGTCGTCTTCATGCACGAGGGCCGCATTCACGAAGAAGGCCAGGCCGCGGCGGTGCTCGCCGAGCCGAAGACGCCCGAACTGCAGACCTTCCTCAGCGCGGTCCTGCACTGA
- a CDS encoding nuclear transport factor 2 family protein: MPDRQRVEAFVAAVVSGDHVGAIRDFYCEDASMQENGAEPRRGRDALMAHEARALARLNRMHTHPARAVLVDGDRVVIHWVFDAIDKAGVTRRLEELAIQRWRGDHIAEERFFYDTGSAWQVVEPVR, encoded by the coding sequence ATGCCTGATCGCCAGCGTGTCGAGGCCTTTGTCGCAGCCGTCGTGAGCGGCGATCATGTCGGCGCCATCCGCGATTTCTACTGCGAGGATGCCTCGATGCAGGAGAACGGCGCCGAGCCGCGCCGCGGACGCGACGCATTGATGGCGCATGAGGCCCGCGCGCTCGCCCGGCTCAACCGGATGCACACCCACCCCGCCCGTGCCGTGCTGGTCGATGGCGACCGGGTCGTCATCCACTGGGTCTTCGATGCCATCGATAAGGCGGGCGTGACGCGGCGGCTGGAAGAACTCGCGATCCAGCGCTGGCGCGGTGACCACATTGCCGAAGAGCGCTTCTTCTATGATACCGGCTCGGCCTGGCAGGTCGTCGAGCCCGTGCGTTAG
- a CDS encoding amino acid ABC transporter permease: MKYGLQFRDVFAAWESILDGVWITLLLSACAMLGGLAIGVACAAARVYGPGSLKRIVGGYVEVIRNTPLLVQLFLIFFGLPSFGLRLDGLTAAIIALVINLGAYTTEIVRAGLEAVPKAQTEAGHSLGLSGLQVFRYIVMFPALKSMFPALASQFVLLMLATSVVSQISVEDLFHAASIVQSRTFRDFEVYTVISVLYLGLALAFRGLFAGIYYWAFVRR; encoded by the coding sequence ATGAAGTACGGCCTGCAATTTCGGGACGTGTTTGCGGCGTGGGAATCGATCCTCGACGGCGTCTGGATCACGCTTCTGCTCTCGGCCTGCGCGATGCTCGGCGGCCTCGCCATCGGCGTCGCCTGTGCTGCGGCGCGTGTCTATGGCCCGGGCTCGCTGAAGCGGATCGTCGGTGGCTATGTCGAGGTGATCCGCAACACGCCGCTGCTGGTCCAGCTCTTCCTGATCTTCTTCGGCCTGCCGAGCTTCGGCCTCCGGCTCGACGGCCTGACGGCGGCGATCATCGCGCTCGTCATCAATCTCGGCGCCTATACCACAGAGATCGTCCGAGCCGGACTGGAAGCTGTGCCGAAGGCACAGACCGAGGCCGGCCACTCGCTCGGCCTCTCCGGCCTGCAGGTCTTCCGCTACATCGTGATGTTCCCGGCGCTTAAATCGATGTTCCCCGCGCTCGCCAGCCAATTCGTGCTGCTGATGCTGGCGACGAGCGTCGTCTCGCAGATTTCTGTCGAGGACCTGTTCCACGCGGCCTCGATCGTGCAGTCGCGCACCTTCCGCGACTTCGAAGTCTACACCGTGATCAGCGTGCTCTATCTCGGCCTCGCGCTGGCCTTCCGCGGCCTCTTTGCCGGCATCTATTACTGGGCGTTCGTCAGGCGATGA
- the argE gene encoding acetylornithine deacetylase: protein MTTVETVLADLVAFPSVCRTPNAVIVEHVRGYLASHGVESVIVPGPEGDRSNLFATIGPREPGGIILSAHLDVVPAAPEGWVGQPFALRRDGDRLIGRGAVDMKGFVASVLASVPDLASRRLARPIHIALSYDEEVGCVGVRHLIARLPELCPRPAGCIVGEPTDLHPVLRHKGKIAQRVTVDGKAGHSSRTDLGDNAIHYAAELMAAVHAEARRHAVEGPFAESFAPPYSTIQVGTVQGGTGINIVPAQCVFEVEARAIAGQEPAGLLAFLPREAERIHAAAVADGHNVVFGFETMSDYPPLDLPDDDPLVGLTEDVCGRPRQQAVSFGTEAGLFQAAGIPAIVCGPGDVNRAHRPEEYITDAELAGAMAMITRLADRLSS from the coding sequence ATGACGACTGTCGAAACGGTTCTGGCCGATCTTGTGGCCTTTCCCTCTGTTTGCCGGACGCCGAATGCGGTAATCGTCGAGCATGTCCGCGGATATCTCGCGAGCCATGGCGTCGAGAGCGTCATCGTCCCGGGGCCGGAAGGGGATCGCTCCAATCTCTTCGCCACCATCGGGCCGCGCGAGCCGGGCGGGATCATTCTCTCGGCCCATCTCGATGTCGTGCCTGCAGCCCCCGAGGGCTGGGTCGGACAGCCCTTCGCCTTGCGCCGCGATGGCGACCGCCTGATCGGACGCGGCGCCGTCGACATGAAGGGTTTTGTTGCCAGCGTGCTGGCGAGCGTGCCGGACCTCGCCTCGCGCCGGCTGGCGCGGCCGATCCATATTGCGCTCTCCTATGACGAGGAGGTCGGCTGCGTCGGCGTTCGTCACCTGATTGCGCGGCTGCCGGAACTTTGTCCCCGGCCGGCCGGCTGCATCGTAGGCGAGCCGACCGATCTCCATCCCGTCTTGCGTCACAAGGGCAAGATCGCTCAACGCGTCACGGTCGACGGCAAGGCCGGGCACTCGTCGCGGACCGATCTCGGCGACAATGCCATTCACTACGCTGCGGAGTTGATGGCTGCCGTGCATGCCGAGGCGCGCCGGCATGCGGTGGAGGGTCCCTTTGCCGAGAGCTTTGCCCCGCCCTATTCCACGATCCAGGTCGGCACTGTGCAGGGCGGAACCGGCATCAACATCGTTCCGGCGCAATGCGTCTTCGAGGTGGAGGCTCGCGCCATCGCGGGGCAGGAGCCGGCCGGACTGCTTGCCTTCCTGCCGCGCGAGGCGGAGCGCATCCATGCTGCCGCTGTCGCGGATGGGCACAATGTCGTCTTCGGCTTCGAGACGATGAGCGACTATCCGCCGCTCGATCTGCCCGATGATGATCCGTTGGTCGGGTTGACGGAAGACGTTTGCGGGAGACCGCGCCAGCAGGCCGTCAGCTTCGGTACCGAGGCCGGGCTCTTTCAGGCCGCAGGCATCCCTGCGATCGTCTGCGGGCCGGGTGACGTGAACCGGGCGCACAGGCCCGAGGAGTACATCACCGATGCGGAACTGGCCGGCGCGATGGCCATGATCACGCGGTTGGCCGACCGGTTATCCTCCTGA
- a CDS encoding amino acid ABC transporter permease: MIRSFGLIDVMYLVAAARWTVALTVTAFTGAALLGLVIAVVRILPFAPLRWLAAGYTHIVQGTPLLVWLFLIFFGLPLIGISVNPWFAAAVAFSVYGSAFLGEIWRGALISIAKTQWEAGASLGLSLWEQLRHIIVPQSIRVAIPPTVGFLVQLIKNTSLAATIGLVELTREGQLTAAGTYKPFAVYITVACIYFLMCFPLTQWSRSLERKLDVAR; the protein is encoded by the coding sequence ATGATCCGTTCCTTCGGCCTGATCGATGTGATGTACCTGGTCGCGGCGGCGCGCTGGACCGTGGCCTTGACCGTCACCGCCTTCACCGGAGCCGCCCTGCTCGGCCTGGTCATCGCCGTCGTCCGCATCCTGCCTTTCGCGCCGCTGCGCTGGCTGGCGGCCGGCTACACTCATATCGTCCAGGGCACGCCGCTGCTGGTCTGGCTGTTCCTGATCTTCTTCGGCCTGCCGCTGATCGGCATCTCGGTCAATCCGTGGTTCGCAGCCGCCGTCGCCTTCTCGGTCTATGGCAGCGCCTTCCTCGGCGAGATCTGGCGCGGCGCGCTGATCTCGATCGCCAAGACGCAATGGGAGGCCGGCGCCTCGCTCGGCCTGTCGCTCTGGGAGCAGTTGCGCCACATCATCGTGCCGCAGTCGATCCGCGTCGCAATCCCGCCCACCGTCGGCTTCCTCGTCCAGCTCATCAAGAACACCTCGCTCGCCGCGACGATCGGGCTCGTCGAACTGACCCGCGAGGGCCAACTCACCGCCGCCGGCACCTACAAGCCCTTCGCCGTCTACATCACCGTCGCCTGCATCTACTTCCTGATGTGCTTCCCTCTCACGCAATGGAGCCGCTCGCTCGAGCGGAAGCTCGATGTCGCTCGTTGA
- a CDS encoding heavy-metal-associated domain-containing protein: MCGCQSHSEKTTPQTQPQGAGTLSFRVEDMTYGHCAGTITKAIETGLPGTRVQADPASKLVSVQGTSDRAAIAAIVTAAGYTPQPVTA; the protein is encoded by the coding sequence ATGTGCGGATGCCAGAGCCATAGCGAGAAGACGACACCACAGACACAGCCTCAGGGCGCGGGAACGCTCAGCTTCCGCGTCGAGGACATGACCTACGGGCATTGCGCCGGTACGATCACGAAGGCGATCGAAACTGGCCTTCCCGGAACCCGCGTCCAGGCCGACCCGGCCTCGAAACTGGTCAGCGTCCAGGGCACCAGCGACCGCGCCGCCATCGCGGCGATCGTCACGGCGGCCGGCTACACGCCGCAGCCCGTCACCGCCTGA
- a CDS encoding NUDIX domain-containing protein — protein sequence MSLRAETASKPERFKLVVAVYVIFRRGSELLLLRRANTGYEDGNYGLVSGHHDGSEPLRAAAAREAREEAGVEIDPASLTFATVLHRSQDEERLDFFFEARSWQGELLNAEPEKCAELAWFPIDDLPENTIAYVRTAIVHWQSGTRYCEFWRET from the coding sequence ATGTCGCTCAGGGCGGAGACCGCCAGCAAGCCGGAGCGGTTCAAGCTGGTCGTTGCGGTCTATGTGATCTTTCGGCGGGGGAGCGAACTCCTGCTGCTGCGGCGAGCGAACACGGGTTATGAGGACGGCAATTACGGTCTCGTGTCCGGACATCACGACGGCAGCGAGCCGCTGCGGGCAGCGGCCGCGCGCGAAGCCAGGGAGGAGGCGGGCGTCGAGATCGATCCCGCCAGCCTGACCTTCGCAACTGTGCTCCACCGATCGCAGGACGAGGAGCGGCTGGATTTCTTCTTCGAGGCGCGCAGCTGGCAGGGCGAGCTTCTCAACGCCGAGCCCGAGAAATGCGCCGAACTGGCCTGGTTCCCCATCGATGACTTGCCGGAGAACACGATCGCCTATGTCCGCACGGCCATCGTCCACTGGCAGTCCGGCACTCGCTATTGCGAGTTTTGGCGCGAGACCTGA
- a CDS encoding transporter substrate-binding domain-containing protein codes for MRSLFAGLAALTVAVFGGAEARADKLQDILSKGVVRIGVPLDAPPFGAQDENRKPIGFDIEMAEMVAKGLGVKLEMQQITGANRIPFLLTDKVDIVISVMGLTPERAKQIQFTAPYANTFLAVYGAKASPVSSPETIGSARVAAAKGTTQELAISATAPKASLMRTEDDATAAAAYITGQADLLATNSIVAQALAKQNPNKEFERKFVIRRSPAHMGVQMDQHNLVRWLDGFIFFNAMNGELDRLHRKYLDIPMDPLPTL; via the coding sequence ATGCGTTCGCTATTTGCAGGTTTGGCTGCACTGACTGTTGCCGTCTTTGGCGGAGCCGAAGCCCGGGCCGACAAGCTCCAGGACATCCTGTCCAAGGGCGTGGTGCGCATCGGCGTGCCGCTCGATGCCCCGCCCTTCGGCGCCCAGGACGAGAACCGCAAGCCGATCGGCTTCGACATCGAGATGGCCGAGATGGTCGCCAAGGGGCTCGGCGTGAAGCTCGAGATGCAGCAGATCACCGGCGCCAACCGGATTCCGTTCCTGCTCACCGACAAGGTCGATATCGTGATCTCGGTGATGGGTCTGACGCCGGAGCGCGCCAAGCAGATCCAGTTCACCGCGCCCTATGCCAACACCTTCCTGGCCGTCTATGGCGCCAAGGCCTCGCCGGTCAGCAGCCCCGAAACCATCGGCTCCGCCCGGGTCGCCGCCGCCAAGGGCACGACACAGGAACTGGCGATCTCGGCGACCGCCCCCAAGGCGAGCCTGATGCGCACCGAGGACGATGCCACGGCCGCGGCAGCCTATATCACCGGCCAGGCCGACCTGCTCGCCACCAACAGCATCGTCGCGCAGGCGCTGGCCAAGCAGAACCCGAACAAGGAATTCGAGCGCAAGTTCGTCATCCGCCGCAGCCCGGCCCATATGGGTGTGCAGATGGATCAGCATAATCTCGTGCGCTGGCTCGACGGCTTCATCTTCTTCAATGCGATGAATGGCGAACTCGACCGGCTGCATCGCAAATATCTCGACATACCGATGGACCCGCTGCCGACGCTCTGA